Proteins encoded within one genomic window of Phoenix dactylifera cultivar Barhee BC4 unplaced genomic scaffold, palm_55x_up_171113_PBpolish2nd_filt_p 001954F, whole genome shotgun sequence:
- the LOC120109254 gene encoding LOW QUALITY PROTEIN: transcription initiation factor IIF subunit beta-like (The sequence of the model RefSeq protein was modified relative to this genomic sequence to represent the inferred CDS: inserted 1 base in 1 codon), whose amino-acid sequence MEMAQNDSSNTPKSYSLNMFKXFVPMCVVSESNQGKFSLEGKVEHKFDMEPHSENFGEYGKLCRERTNKAMIKTRQVQVIDNDHGVLMRPMPGMVGLVPSGSKDKKKATPTKGSDVKRTRRDRRELENIIFKLFERQPNWALKQLVQETDQPEQFLKEILSDLCVYNKRGPNQGTHELKPEYKKSTEEVDTA is encoded by the exons ATGGAAATGGCTCAAAATGACTCAAGCAATACACCCAAGAGTTACTCCCTGAATATGTTTA GATTTGTTCCAATGTGTGTTGTTTCTGAATCTAACCAAG GGAAATTTTCATTGGAAGGAAAGGTGGAACATAAATTTGACATGGAACCTCATAGTGAAAACTTTGGGGAGTATGGTAAACTGTGCCGTGAAAGGACCAACAAAGCTATGATAAAAACTAGACAAGTGCAG GTAATTGACAATGATCACGGAGTACTTATGAGGCCTATGCCTGGTATGGTTGGCTTGGTTCCATCTGGTTCTAAG GACAAGAAGAAGGCAACACCAACAAAAGGATCTGATGTGAAACGAACACGTAGAGACCGTCGGGAACTGGAGAACATTATCTTTAAACTCTTTGAAAGGCAGCCAAATTGGGCATTGAAACAGTTGGTACAAGAGACAGATCAACCTGAG CAATTCTTGAAAGAGATACTAAGTGATCTCTGTGTTTACAACAAGAGAGGACCAAATCAAGGGACCCATGAACTTAAGCCAGAATACAAGAAATCCACTGAGGAAGTCGATACTGcataa